Proteins encoded in a region of the Armatimonadota bacterium genome:
- a CDS encoding oxidoreductase, whose translation MEAIRVGVVGAGTNTVAQHIPNLQAIDGVEIVSVCNRTRESSERVARQFNIPKVYDNWRELVDAPDTNAIVIGTWPYMHCPVTLAALRANKHVMTEARMAMNVREARQMLEAARARPHLVVQVVPSPFTLKVDNTIKRLIAEGYLGEVLAIEVRAGGTFIDRESPLHWRQDFDLSGFNTMTLGIWYEAIMRWVGEAKRVMAMGKTFVPMRKDASGNLCAVRIPDHLEVIAEMVCGAVAHFQISAVTGLAGGPEVWLFGSEGTLRFADGQLSGGRRGDSSLSEIPIPPEEEGKWRVEEEFVNAIRGREKIRLTTFEDGVKYMEFTEAVIRSAAEGRAIAIGDLL comes from the coding sequence ATGGAGGCTATCCGTGTCGGCGTTGTGGGCGCAGGAACCAACACCGTTGCACAACATATTCCCAACCTGCAGGCGATTGATGGCGTGGAGATAGTGAGCGTGTGCAACCGCACACGCGAATCCTCCGAGCGAGTCGCCCGCCAGTTCAACATCCCCAAAGTGTACGATAACTGGCGCGAGCTGGTAGACGCCCCCGATACCAACGCCATTGTGATAGGCACATGGCCCTACATGCATTGCCCGGTCACACTGGCGGCTTTGCGGGCGAACAAGCATGTGATGACCGAAGCGCGTATGGCGATGAACGTGCGCGAGGCGAGGCAGATGCTGGAGGCGGCGCGGGCACGTCCGCATCTGGTCGTGCAGGTTGTACCGTCGCCTTTTACCTTAAAGGTGGATAATACCATCAAGCGTCTGATCGCGGAAGGCTACCTCGGCGAAGTGCTGGCTATCGAAGTGCGGGCAGGCGGCACATTTATAGATCGCGAGTCGCCTCTGCACTGGCGTCAGGACTTCGACCTGAGTGGCTTCAACACCATGACGCTGGGCATCTGGTACGAGGCAATCATGCGCTGGGTCGGTGAAGCAAAGCGCGTGATGGCAATGGGCAAAACCTTCGTGCCCATGCGCAAGGACGCTTCAGGTAATCTGTGCGCGGTACGCATCCCCGACCATCTGGAAGTGATAGCGGAGATGGTGTGTGGGGCAGTCGCGCATTTCCAGATTTCCGCCGTGACCGGCCTGGCAGGAGGACCCGAGGTGTGGTTGTTCGGTAGCGAGGGCACATTGCGCTTCGCAGATGGCCAGCTGAGCGGCGGCAGGCGCGGCGACAGTTCCCTGAGCGAAATCCCCATCCCGCCCGAAGAGGAAGGCAAGTGGCGCGTAGAAGAGGAGTTCGTGAACGCCATTCGGGGCAGAGAGAAGATCCGGCTTACCACCTTCGAGGACGGCGTGAAGTACATGGAGTTCACCGAGGCTGTCATCCGCAGTGCGGCGGAGGGCAGAGCGATAGCTATCGGTGACCTGCTCTGA
- the holA gene encoding DNA polymerase III subunit delta: MTISATEFLSKGIGKAPARVYLVHGREEGQKNTVLQRLRDELVADEFDRAHLDAQEVDLFTILAESMSIPAFSPRRVVFVRGVQHLKSADIDSLAEAIPRLPESTCLILYTHAESEEEDRKGAAVPAKLLSAVQKQGVVVECKPLSAASFGGWLEARLREAGKEMTPDAKERLTFLTAASIAAAEPELQKLVLYVGERSLIEREDVEAVVSRTVEAQVFKLVDAIVTRDAASAMRLLQDVLSSGGRAEAVVPRLMVLIARQFRLLWQMRLQIEYGEPASQWFPSDPNLTQLLSRQPFLKRNLSEQAQRLSLKVLKTAFDRLHQADRLLKGIDEGDNDPRRIIERLVVDLCGVK; encoded by the coding sequence ATGACAATCTCTGCCACAGAGTTTTTGAGCAAGGGCATCGGCAAGGCGCCCGCGCGCGTCTATCTGGTACACGGCAGGGAGGAAGGGCAGAAGAACACTGTCCTGCAACGCCTGCGCGACGAACTGGTCGCCGATGAGTTTGATCGGGCGCACCTCGACGCGCAGGAGGTGGACTTGTTTACCATTCTCGCCGAGTCGATGAGTATTCCTGCCTTTTCTCCTCGCCGAGTGGTGTTCGTTCGCGGTGTCCAGCACCTCAAAAGCGCGGATATCGATAGCCTCGCGGAAGCCATCCCCCGCCTGCCCGAAAGCACCTGCCTCATCTTGTATACCCATGCCGAGAGTGAGGAGGAAGACAGGAAGGGAGCCGCGGTGCCCGCTAAACTGCTGAGCGCCGTGCAAAAGCAGGGCGTGGTGGTCGAGTGCAAGCCTCTGTCTGCAGCGAGCTTTGGGGGCTGGCTGGAGGCGCGGCTGAGGGAAGCGGGCAAGGAGATGACGCCTGACGCGAAGGAGCGTTTGACCTTCCTGACCGCCGCCAGCATCGCCGCCGCAGAGCCAGAACTGCAAAAGCTGGTGCTGTACGTCGGTGAACGCTCCCTGATCGAGCGCGAAGACGTGGAAGCGGTAGTGAGCCGCACCGTCGAAGCGCAGGTGTTCAAGCTGGTAGATGCTATCGTCACGCGCGATGCGGCATCGGCGATGCGCCTGCTACAGGATGTGCTTTCTTCAGGAGGGCGCGCGGAAGCGGTGGTTCCGCGGCTGATGGTGTTGATTGCCCGTCAGTTTCGCCTGCTATGGCAGATGCGCCTGCAGATAGAATACGGGGAACCGGCTTCGCAGTGGTTTCCTTCCGACCCTAATCTCACCCAGTTGCTTAGCCGGCAACCCTTCCTGAAGAGAAACCTGAGCGAACAGGCGCAACGCCTGTCGTTGAAAGTGTTGAAGACCGCTTTCGACCGCCTGCATCAGGCGGATCGTTTGCTGAAGGGGATCGATGAGGGAGACAACGACCCTCGAAGAATCATCGAGCGGCTGGTAGTCGACCTGTGTGGGGTAAAGTAG
- the rpsT gene encoding 30S ribosomal protein S20, whose translation MANLKSSIKDIKRNEKRRLRNKSAKSAMKTFIKKARAAAAGGDMEAIRKALAQACSAIDKTAERGIIHKNQAARRKSRLMRYVNQLLAQQQQTATSGA comes from the coding sequence TTGGCAAACCTGAAGTCGTCCATTAAAGACATCAAGCGCAACGAAAAGCGTCGCCTGCGCAACAAATCCGCCAAGTCGGCGATGAAGACCTTTATCAAGAAGGCGAGGGCGGCGGCAGCCGGTGGCGATATGGAAGCCATCCGCAAGGCGCTAGCGCAGGCGTGCAGCGCGATAGACAAAACCGCTGAGCGCGGCATTATCCACAAGAACCAGGCAGCCCGGCGCAAATCGCGTTTGATGCGCTACGTCAACCAGCTGCTGGCTCAACAACAGCAAACAGCGACGAGCGGCGCGTAG
- the dnaJ gene encoding chaperone protein DnaJ, whose protein sequence is MPGEVDYYETLGVSRDATQEEIKRAYRRLARQYHPDVNPGDKQAEEKFKAINEAYEVLSDPEKRRAYDLFGRAGVRGGTAEPDFGFGDFGNIGDLFDLFFGSGGARTETSRAQRGNDLRVDVEVTLEEVASGAPKTIQYARFQTCTRCEGSGAEPGETPTTCSTCRGSGRVRHTQHTLLGTISTVVTCPNCHGEGRVIARPCTQCRGEGRVRQMVERNIRVPLGVEDGTAVQFLGEGDSGRRGGEAGDLYVVFHVRPHERFEREGSNLHTKLTISFAQAALGATVKVRGLDEDIELEIPPGTQPGSVIRLQGKGLPNRRQGRGDLLVHINIHVPTHLNEVQRGLLRQFAAACGERFTDVPEEEKSFFEKFISGLKGEKG, encoded by the coding sequence ATGCCGGGCGAAGTGGATTACTATGAGACGTTGGGAGTGAGCAGGGACGCGACGCAGGAGGAGATTAAGCGTGCCTATCGGCGTCTCGCTCGTCAGTACCATCCTGACGTGAACCCCGGCGACAAGCAAGCCGAAGAGAAGTTCAAAGCCATCAATGAAGCGTACGAGGTGTTGAGCGACCCCGAAAAACGTCGCGCCTACGACCTGTTCGGCCGAGCCGGCGTGCGCGGGGGCACGGCTGAACCCGATTTTGGTTTCGGCGACTTCGGCAACATCGGCGACCTGTTCGACCTGTTCTTTGGCTCGGGAGGAGCACGCACAGAAACGTCTCGCGCTCAGCGCGGTAACGACCTGCGGGTAGATGTGGAAGTGACCCTGGAAGAGGTCGCTTCCGGTGCACCGAAGACCATCCAGTATGCCCGGTTCCAGACCTGCACGCGCTGCGAAGGTAGCGGTGCGGAACCAGGCGAGACTCCGACCACCTGTTCCACCTGTCGCGGCAGCGGGCGTGTGCGCCATACACAGCACACCTTGCTGGGAACTATCTCCACCGTCGTCACCTGTCCGAATTGTCACGGCGAGGGCAGGGTGATTGCGCGTCCATGTACCCAGTGTCGTGGCGAAGGGCGAGTGCGTCAGATGGTGGAGCGTAACATCCGTGTGCCGCTGGGCGTAGAGGACGGAACCGCCGTACAGTTTCTTGGTGAGGGCGACTCGGGCAGGCGTGGTGGCGAGGCTGGCGACCTCTATGTGGTATTTCATGTGCGCCCGCATGAACGCTTCGAGCGAGAAGGTTCGAATCTGCACACCAAGCTGACCATCTCCTTTGCGCAGGCTGCACTGGGAGCGACGGTGAAAGTGCGCGGGCTGGACGAGGATATCGAACTGGAAATCCCCCCAGGTACCCAGCCTGGCAGCGTCATTCGTTTGCAGGGCAAAGGGCTGCCCAACCGTCGACAGGGCAGGGGCGACCTGTTGGTGCACATCAACATCCACGTCCCCACCCACCTGAATGAGGTGCAGCGAGGACTACTACGCCAGTTCGCTGCAGCGTGTGGCGAGCGATTTACGGATGTGCCCGAAGAAGAGAAGAGCTTCTTCGAGAAGTTCATCAGCGGGTTGAAAGGCGAGAAGGGCTAA